In Ktedonobacteraceae bacterium, one genomic interval encodes:
- a CDS encoding OsmC family protein, which yields MAKAMSIQATYQTGMQFDVTSGSGHHVIVDNVILPGDQHVGFSPMEMLLVALAGCTGINVISILQKKQQQVTAYEMRVNGILTEQFPKIFVEISVEHFITGPHVKPEAVARAIELSETRYCGVSIMLSKTAKINHTFQIREIAQQSNLPGGQ from the coding sequence ATGGCCAAAGCGATGTCCATACAGGCAACCTATCAAACAGGAATGCAGTTTGACGTTACTTCTGGTTCCGGCCACCATGTCATAGTGGATAACGTCATCTTGCCGGGTGACCAGCATGTTGGCTTCAGCCCGATGGAAATGCTGCTGGTGGCGCTCGCGGGCTGCACCGGCATCAACGTGATCTCAATCCTGCAAAAGAAACAACAACAGGTCACCGCCTACGAAATGCGCGTCAATGGTATTTTGACCGAGCAGTTTCCCAAAATATTTGTAGAAATCAGCGTCGAGCATTTCATCACCGGGCCTCATGTAAAACCGGAGGCGGTAGCGCGGGCCATCGAACTTTCAGAAACGCGCTACTGTGGTGTCAGCATCATGCTCAGCAAAACGGCCAAAATCAACCACACGTTCCAGATCAGAGAGATTGCGCAGCAGTCGAATTTGCCGGGTGGCCAGTAG
- a CDS encoding chloride channel protein: MIYSAIITFFRRLFHLRRTARSFESPRYLLKWLLLSTLIGLVAGLGAIAFFASIHFTTQVLLGNIVGYLPPNPAGEGTMTAIPFWSAARPWLLPVITTAGGLVAGIIVFTLAPEAEGHGTDAAIAAFHQGKPIRARIPLIKLVASAITIGSGGSAGREGPSAQISAGFGSLLGTWLHLDSQDRRLAIATGIGSGIGAIFRAPLGGAVLAAEILYKHDLEIEAIIPALMAAIVGYSVFGLWSGWNPIFGTQGNLAFTSPPQLLYYVVLGLICGLVGVLYARGFYGITHFFHKIPLPNWIKPAIGGLCVGLIGLVIPQALGMGYGWVNISMGPGLFNIPLWVLLALPFAKIITTGLSIGSGGSGGIFGPGMVIGGFLGAMVWRVSYHLLPGLPATPAPFVIVGMMALFGGIAHAPLAVMLMVAEMTGNLSMLAPAMIAVGISSIIVGENTIYTSQVDTRADSPAHRLQLSFPLLSTLTVRQAMVKAGLIFSPTQTVAEAEKMLEGRVESGAPVIGPLGGLKGVLTVADIQRIPLNERDQCKVAEAMNKGVFVIHADDTLDAALEQLTSHRISWAPVVDLEVHPEGPHVIGILSASDIMRAYRETLAKSSRRMRGVVEGTVMIEVKIEPGMRIADRPLREAHLPIESLVVSIRRQDELIFPRGSAVIKPGDVVTFLVSPAGEERLQQYLAEREKLAAAVQREPTTSKTA, translated from the coding sequence ATGATTTATTCAGCAATCATCACTTTTTTCCGGCGGCTCTTTCACCTGCGACGCACGGCCCGCAGCTTCGAGAGCCCGCGCTATCTGCTCAAATGGCTGCTGCTCAGTACCCTGATCGGTTTAGTTGCCGGGCTGGGTGCTATCGCTTTCTTCGCATCAATCCACTTCACCACCCAGGTCCTCTTAGGGAACATTGTGGGGTATCTCCCGCCGAATCCTGCCGGTGAGGGAACCATGACCGCGATACCATTCTGGTCGGCTGCTCGTCCCTGGCTGCTGCCGGTTATCACTACCGCCGGTGGTTTAGTGGCGGGCATCATCGTATTCACCCTGGCGCCGGAAGCGGAAGGACACGGTACCGATGCCGCCATAGCTGCATTTCACCAGGGCAAGCCTATCCGCGCTCGTATCCCCTTGATCAAGCTGGTTGCCTCAGCCATCACTATTGGTTCCGGCGGGTCGGCGGGTCGCGAGGGTCCATCGGCACAAATCAGCGCCGGGTTCGGTTCGCTCTTAGGCACCTGGTTACACCTTGATTCACAGGATCGTCGCCTGGCGATTGCCACAGGCATTGGCTCCGGCATTGGCGCCATCTTCCGCGCCCCACTTGGTGGTGCTGTGCTCGCCGCTGAAATTCTCTATAAGCATGACCTGGAGATCGAAGCAATTATCCCTGCGCTTATGGCAGCCATCGTAGGATACAGCGTCTTCGGTCTCTGGTCGGGCTGGAATCCTATCTTCGGAACACAGGGCAACCTGGCATTTACCTCGCCCCCGCAATTGCTCTACTACGTTGTGCTCGGGCTGATCTGCGGGCTGGTTGGAGTTTTGTACGCGCGAGGCTTCTATGGCATCACGCATTTCTTTCATAAGATTCCTTTGCCCAACTGGATCAAACCGGCTATCGGCGGACTCTGCGTGGGGTTGATTGGACTGGTCATTCCACAGGCCCTGGGTATGGGATATGGATGGGTAAATATCAGTATGGGGCCAGGCCTATTTAACATTCCTCTCTGGGTACTTCTGGCTTTGCCATTTGCCAAGATTATAACAACCGGCCTGTCAATCGGTTCCGGCGGTTCCGGCGGTATTTTTGGCCCCGGTATGGTAATCGGCGGCTTTCTGGGCGCAATGGTCTGGCGCGTTTCCTATCACCTGCTGCCGGGGCTTCCTGCGACCCCCGCTCCATTCGTCATTGTAGGTATGATGGCGCTTTTCGGTGGCATTGCCCACGCGCCGTTAGCGGTGATGCTGATGGTTGCCGAGATGACCGGCAACCTTTCCATGCTTGCCCCGGCTATGATTGCCGTTGGTATCTCCTCCATTATCGTCGGTGAAAACACCATCTACACCAGCCAGGTAGATACCCGCGCGGATTCGCCTGCTCACCGCTTGCAACTCTCTTTCCCCTTGCTTTCTACCCTGACAGTCAGGCAGGCGATGGTGAAGGCCGGGCTGATCTTCTCACCCACACAAACAGTGGCAGAGGCAGAGAAAATGCTGGAGGGCCGCGTGGAGAGTGGCGCGCCCGTCATTGGTCCGCTCGGAGGTCTGAAAGGCGTACTTACCGTTGCCGATATTCAACGCATACCCCTCAATGAGCGCGACCAATGTAAGGTCGCGGAAGCAATGAATAAAGGGGTGTTCGTTATTCATGCCGATGACACGCTTGACGCTGCACTGGAACAGCTTACCAGCCATCGCATCAGCTGGGCGCCCGTCGTCGATCTCGAAGTACATCCCGAGGGGCCGCATGTGATAGGAATCCTCTCGGCCAGCGACATCATGCGCGCATATCGCGAGACCCTGGCAAAATCCTCCCGCCGCATGCGCGGAGTGGTTGAAGGAACGGTAATGATCGAGGTGAAAATCGAACCAGGTATGCGCATCGCCGACCGCCCGCTGCGCGAGGCGCATCTTCCGATTGAAAGCCTCGTCGTCTCGATTCGCAGGCAGGACGAACTGATTTTCCCCCGTGGCAGTGCCGTCATTAAACCCGGCGATGTGGTTACCTTCCTTGTCAGTCCGGCAGGAGAAGAGCGTTTGCAGCAATACCTCGCGGAAAGAGAAAAACTGGCAGCAGCCGTCCAGCGGGAGCCAACCACAAGCAAAACGGCATAG
- a CDS encoding WXG100 family type VII secretion target, with the protein MSNIHVNTDVMRHLGQIFVQLDEQIQNQIMPQIHGGIAQLESDWQGISRQRFEELFQEWRSLAVRLSQQGEELGRHLQYTAERFETVDETA; encoded by the coding sequence ATGTCAAATATTCATGTAAATACCGATGTGATGCGCCATCTCGGTCAAATCTTCGTGCAGCTCGATGAGCAAATCCAGAATCAAATTATGCCGCAAATCCATGGCGGTATTGCCCAGCTTGAGAGCGACTGGCAGGGGATCAGCCGCCAGCGTTTTGAGGAATTGTTTCAGGAATGGCGCTCGCTCGCGGTTCGCCTATCACAGCAAGGCGAGGAGCTTGGCCGCCACCTGCAATATACGGCTGAGCGCTTTGAGACCGTCGACGAGACAGCATAG
- a CDS encoding TetR/AcrR family transcriptional regulator has translation MPKIVDQQTREATRKRIIREAAAEFARLGFEQANINTIAEQAGIGKGTIYLYFENKRDLFLAMLRQIAHSHLASIRAALAGDGNLHARLKRLFLAFVQLANEDADSFNVHMSTLYGVNRAFKAEATKLLRDYIAVIALTLEESRIRGEIESTDIEATALMVLTLTESYVLSANALGQSLHEMTQQANRVADMILHGIGVSSP, from the coding sequence ATGCCAAAAATTGTAGACCAGCAGACACGCGAAGCGACTCGCAAACGCATCATTCGTGAGGCCGCAGCAGAATTTGCTCGCCTGGGATTTGAACAGGCCAATATCAACACTATCGCTGAGCAGGCAGGCATTGGCAAGGGAACCATCTACCTGTACTTCGAGAACAAACGCGACCTCTTTCTCGCCATGCTGCGCCAGATCGCGCACTCGCACCTGGCCTCAATTCGCGCAGCTCTTGCCGGTGACGGAAATCTCCATGCACGCCTGAAACGTCTTTTCCTGGCTTTCGTGCAGCTCGCCAATGAGGATGCCGATAGCTTCAATGTCCATATGAGTACTTTATATGGTGTTAACCGCGCTTTTAAAGCTGAAGCAACAAAGCTCCTGCGCGACTATATCGCCGTCATCGCCCTGACACTCGAAGAGAGCAGGATACGTGGTGAAATTGAATCTACTGATATAGAGGCTACCGCATTGATGGTATTAACATTGACCGAGTCATATGTACTTTCTGCTAATGCGCTGGGCCAATCATTGCACGAAATGACGCAACAGGCGAATCGTGTTGCCGATATGATCCTGCACGGGATTGGAGTATCCTCTCCCTGA